The proteins below are encoded in one region of Aquisphaera giovannonii:
- a CDS encoding YcjF family protein: protein MRFLPRARAIPVLATLVLVLAAGVVVPVLAQVGLLPGLRAGRIPPIAYVAPGILVAAGLAATLLVRGRIGVGRRAEGAGPEPAPDSVAAAAARQARRAGEFVERVRDPARREELGKELQRIESAREDEVSTLDVVIFGTVSAGKTSLINALMGRKVGATEAVMGTTRAGETQTYELKSVEAVVRLTDTPGMSEAGEEGMGREALARGLAVRADLLLFVVDHDLVRSEYAPLIELARLGKRSIVVLNKKDRFPDEDLAAIRERLRQRLAGVIEPADIVAVAADPRPIPVRVQRPDGGFDTVLEPESPDIEPLRRRIAEVLRRDGRLLHATNLLVRGKVLEQEAQEQIDRERERQAEAVIERYQWITAGTVFANPVPALDVLAGSAVQLDMIADLGRVYGMELSMPQIRNLAGQMGQEILRLGLIETATSLIAGVFKRSFVGFAAGGAVQAATMGYLTRVAGRAFHDYFRRGRAWGPEGVKGVVLRQFQQTSRAEFLQDFASQVVHRVLQKLLPIPIPGSNTAVTGGKEPR, encoded by the coding sequence ATGAGATTCCTTCCCAGGGCCAGAGCGATTCCCGTGCTGGCGACGCTCGTGCTCGTCCTCGCGGCCGGCGTGGTCGTGCCGGTCCTGGCCCAGGTCGGCCTGCTGCCCGGCCTCCGCGCCGGGCGCATCCCGCCCATCGCCTACGTCGCGCCTGGGATCCTGGTCGCGGCCGGATTGGCGGCCACTCTCCTCGTCCGCGGGCGGATCGGCGTCGGACGCCGGGCGGAGGGGGCGGGTCCCGAGCCCGCACCCGACTCCGTGGCCGCGGCGGCGGCCCGGCAGGCCCGCCGCGCGGGGGAGTTCGTCGAGCGTGTCCGCGACCCGGCCCGCCGCGAGGAGCTCGGGAAGGAGCTGCAGCGGATCGAGTCCGCCCGCGAGGACGAGGTCAGCACGCTGGACGTCGTCATCTTCGGCACGGTCTCGGCGGGCAAGACCTCGCTGATCAACGCCCTGATGGGCCGGAAGGTCGGCGCGACCGAGGCCGTCATGGGGACGACGAGGGCGGGGGAGACGCAGACTTACGAGCTGAAGTCCGTCGAGGCCGTCGTGCGGCTGACCGACACGCCGGGCATGTCCGAGGCCGGCGAGGAGGGCATGGGACGCGAGGCGCTCGCCCGGGGGCTGGCCGTCCGGGCCGACCTTCTCCTCTTCGTCGTCGACCACGACCTGGTCCGCAGCGAGTATGCCCCGCTGATCGAGCTGGCGAGGCTGGGCAAGCGTTCGATCGTCGTCCTCAACAAGAAGGACCGCTTCCCGGACGAGGACCTCGCCGCGATCCGGGAGCGTCTCCGGCAGCGGCTCGCGGGCGTGATCGAGCCGGCCGACATCGTCGCCGTCGCCGCCGACCCCCGCCCGATCCCCGTCCGCGTCCAGCGCCCGGACGGCGGCTTCGATACGGTCCTGGAGCCGGAGTCGCCGGACATCGAGCCCCTGCGGCGGCGGATCGCCGAGGTCCTCCGCCGCGACGGGAGGCTGCTGCACGCGACGAACCTCCTGGTCCGGGGCAAGGTGCTGGAGCAGGAGGCCCAGGAGCAGATCGACCGCGAGCGGGAACGCCAGGCGGAGGCCGTGATCGAACGCTACCAGTGGATCACCGCCGGCACCGTCTTCGCCAATCCGGTCCCGGCGCTCGACGTCCTCGCCGGGAGTGCCGTCCAGCTCGACATGATCGCGGACCTGGGCCGGGTCTACGGCATGGAGCTCTCCATGCCGCAGATCCGCAACCTCGCCGGCCAGATGGGCCAGGAGATCCTGAGGCTCGGCCTCATCGAGACGGCGACGTCGCTCATCGCCGGCGTGTTCAAGCGGTCGTTCGTCGGCTTCGCGGCCGGCGGCGCGGTCCAGGCCGCCACGATGGGATACCTCACCCGGGTGGCCGGCAGGGCGTTCCACGACTACTTCCGCCGGGGTCGGGCCTGGGGGCCGGAAGGGGTCAAGGGCGTGGTCCTGCGACAGTTCCAGCAGACCAGCCGCGCCGAGTTCCTCCAGGACTTCGCGTCGCAGGTCGTCCATCGCGTCCTCCAGAAGCTGCTGCCGATCCCGATCCCGGGCTCCAACACCGCGGTGACGGGCGGGAAGGAGCCGCGATGA